From Faecalicatena sp. Marseille-Q4148:
TTTGTGGTGGAAAATCTGAAAATTGTACAGGGCAGCAAGGGTCTCTTTCTTGGGATGCCCAGCCAGCCAGACGGCAAAGGCGGCTACCGGGATATGGCCTACCCTGTCACAAAGGAGTTCCGGGAACAGCTCAACACCGCTGTTCTGCAAGCCTATGAGGCAAAGCTGGAACAGATGGCGGAGCGTGGCTCTGTGGGGCGTGCGTCCATCAGCGACCAGCTCAAAGCCGGAAAAGCGGCTGCCGAACAGGCAAAGGCAGAACGGCCTCCGAAGGAAAAGCCCAGCCGCAGCGCAGAGCGTTGACCTCGGGCCATGCTGGCCCGACGCAGAAAGGAGGCGGGAACCATGCCACGCAAACGGATGGGCTATGACGCGGCCTGCTATTACGACGGAAAACTGCTGGGCCGCTGTACCAAAGCGGACAGCGACGCCTATACTCTGTTGATGAACGCCTGCGGCGGGGACGCCGCCCGTGTCCTGCGGGAATACGCCTACTTTTCCCCGGAACTTCGCGCCATCTTGGAAAAGGCGGCGCTCATGCAGGCGGACCGGAGCCGGACGGGCGGAATGTTCCATGCGCCGAAAAGCTCCCCGTGGGGCGAGGTGCAGAGCTGTGAAACCCTCTGTCCGGGGGTGTTTCTGGTATCTACCGCCAGCCACGGCGGAACGATGGTGGCAAATGAGGTAGCCGCCGTCCTCTCCCCAGCGGCGAAAAAGTGCGGCTTCAAGGATAAGGGCTATATCTGCTATGAGGAGGACGCACAGGAAAGTGTGGTGCTCCGGGAGCTGCTGGACAAAAAACTGTGGAACATCCCTGACCGCATTAAGGACA
This genomic window contains:
- a CDS encoding SpoVG family protein, translating into MLTRSGKEKSMQEKTAGGTPAAPIKLDVSVRVIEPVKNLMGFASVKFNDCFVVENLKIVQGSKGLFLGMPSQPDGKGGYRDMAYPVTKEFREQLNTAVLQAYEAKLEQMAERGSVGRASISDQLKAGKAAAEQAKAERPPKEKPSRSAER